A stretch of the Duncaniella dubosii genome encodes the following:
- the pulA gene encoding type I pullulanase, with protein MNQGLSIVTMLALSAASAVSAQNADAVFKTYPAYGGEDLELTVNDSGTHWRLWSPAAEGARVILYPTGVNTSATDTIAMTRGESGTWVANVPEKLYGKFYTFSILNKGKWLDETPGVWAKAVGVNGKRAAIIDFAGTNPEGWNLDKGPAIKHINDAVIYEMHHRDFSVHPSSGIAAKGKFLALTEEATRSPKGDKTGIDHLKELGVTHVHILPSYDYNSVDEANLPTNTYNWGYDPQNYNAPEGSYSTNPSDPSTRVLEMKEMVKALHDNGIGVIMDVVYNHTAENDGSNFSLTAPGYYYRHRPDGSYSDASGCGNETASDRRQMRDFIINSVKYWAKEYHIDGFRFDLMAIHDIETMNEVAAALKEINPDIFVYGEGWTAGDSPLPVEQRALKENVAKMPQIAVFSDDIRDAIKGHYTDASDRGFATGKPGLEETVKIGIVGATAHPQVDYSKGNNSKFPYASAPTQIINYVSCHDDLMLTDKLRKSMPDATDAERQRAARLAQTIVLTSQGTPFIFAGEEIFRDKKGVHNSYKSPDSINAIDWNLKHDNAGQFNYYKELIRLRKEHPAFRMTTAEQVRKHLKFDNVNEPNLISYSLTDYANGDEWKEIKLVFNGSDEPREVKIPKGNWTVIAEDGNINADGLGTAKGGKMTIAPRSALILALTK; from the coding sequence ATGAACCAAGGATTATCAATCGTGACAATGCTTGCACTCAGCGCGGCTTCGGCTGTTTCGGCTCAGAATGCCGATGCTGTATTTAAGACTTATCCTGCCTATGGAGGCGAAGACCTTGAGCTGACTGTCAATGACAGCGGCACTCACTGGCGTCTGTGGTCGCCAGCTGCCGAGGGTGCGCGCGTCATTCTCTACCCGACAGGCGTGAACACTTCCGCCACCGATACAATAGCCATGACCCGGGGCGAGAGCGGGACGTGGGTGGCCAACGTTCCTGAAAAGCTCTATGGCAAGTTTTATACATTCTCGATTCTCAATAAGGGCAAATGGCTCGACGAGACTCCCGGTGTTTGGGCCAAGGCTGTCGGTGTCAACGGCAAACGTGCCGCCATTATCGATTTTGCCGGAACAAATCCTGAAGGATGGAATCTTGACAAAGGTCCGGCGATCAAACACATCAATGACGCGGTCATCTATGAGATGCACCACCGCGATTTTTCTGTACATCCGTCGTCTGGCATAGCTGCCAAGGGCAAGTTCCTTGCTTTGACCGAGGAGGCTACACGTTCACCTAAAGGCGACAAAACAGGCATCGACCATTTGAAGGAACTCGGTGTGACCCATGTGCATATCCTTCCTTCCTACGACTATAACAGTGTCGACGAAGCCAATCTTCCCACCAATACCTATAACTGGGGTTATGATCCTCAGAACTATAACGCACCGGAGGGTTCTTATTCGACCAATCCGTCAGATCCTTCGACCCGTGTTCTGGAAATGAAAGAGATGGTCAAGGCACTCCATGACAACGGTATCGGTGTGATTATGGACGTGGTCTATAACCATACAGCCGAAAACGACGGTTCGAATTTCTCGCTTACAGCTCCGGGCTATTATTACCGTCACCGTCCCGACGGAAGCTACAGCGATGCTTCGGGCTGCGGCAACGAGACAGCCTCTGACCGCCGGCAGATGCGTGATTTCATAATTAATTCAGTGAAATACTGGGCCAAGGAATATCACATCGACGGCTTCCGTTTCGACCTCATGGCAATCCACGACATCGAGACAATGAACGAAGTCGCTGCCGCGCTCAAGGAAATCAATCCCGATATTTTTGTTTATGGCGAAGGGTGGACGGCCGGCGATTCTCCACTCCCTGTCGAGCAGCGTGCCCTGAAAGAAAACGTGGCCAAGATGCCTCAGATTGCAGTGTTCAGCGATGACATCCGCGATGCTATCAAGGGACATTACACTGATGCTTCCGATCGGGGATTCGCCACAGGCAAGCCCGGACTTGAAGAGACCGTTAAAATCGGAATCGTCGGTGCTACAGCACATCCGCAGGTCGACTACTCGAAGGGCAACAATTCGAAATTTCCCTATGCCTCAGCTCCGACACAGATTATAAATTATGTGTCGTGTCACGACGACCTCATGCTCACCGACAAGCTCCGCAAGTCAATGCCCGACGCGACCGACGCCGAGCGTCAGCGCGCTGCCCGTCTTGCCCAGACAATAGTGCTGACCTCGCAGGGAACTCCCTTTATTTTTGCCGGCGAGGAAATTTTCCGCGATAAGAAGGGTGTCCATAATTCCTACAAGTCGCCCGACTCAATCAATGCGATAGACTGGAATCTGAAGCATGACAATGCCGGACAGTTCAATTACTACAAGGAGCTTATCAGACTTCGCAAAGAACATCCGGCTTTCCGCATGACAACTGCCGAACAGGTGCGGAAACATCTGAAATTTGACAATGTGAACGAGCCTAATCTGATTTCATATTCGTTGACCGACTATGCCAACGGAGACGAATGGAAGGAAATTAAGCTCGTGTTTAACGGATCTGACGAGCCGAGAGAAGTAAAGATTCCAAAAGGAAACTGGACAGTTATAGCGGAAGACGGCAATATCAATGCCGATGGTCTCGGAACTGCAAAAGGAGGCAAGATGACGATAGCTCCACGTTCGGCGCTCATTCTCGCACTGACAAAGTAA
- a CDS encoding pseudouridine synthase: MDSNEKKSKRPRIGVRPVSSDSAENLKNDFNTQEGNHQSDSQERHQGSYNSYGNNRPYQPRPYNNNRQGGYGNNRYSNNQGGYNRYNNNNNRYNNYQPRPMANPQLEGEPQSAAEGSVTNTAEGENAGGYQPRPQYNRYNQGGYNNNGNHYNNNRQGGYNNNRPQGGYNNRQGGYSNNRQGGYNNNRQGGYNNNRPQGGYNNNRPQGGYNNNGNHYNNNRQGGYNNNRQGGYNNNRPQGFKKPNPRQNQYGMPQGGRSFTPRPRRIEYEVPVPDPNEQIRLNKFMANAGLCSRREADEYIQQGLIKVNGEVVTELGTKISHNDVVEYNDKVVTLESKCYILLNKPKDCVTTSDDPNGRLTVMDLVKGACEERIYPVGRLDRNTTGVLLLTNDGDLASKLTHPKFVKKKIYHVWTDKDIAEEDMQRIADGIELEDGPIHADAISYATETDRNQAGIEIHSGRNRIVRRIFESLGYHVTKLDRVYFAGLTKKNLPRGRWRYLTQEEVNFLKMGSFE; this comes from the coding sequence ATGGACAGCAACGAAAAGAAAAGCAAGCGCCCGCGTATCGGAGTGCGCCCGGTGAGCTCAGACAGTGCCGAAAATCTCAAAAACGACTTCAACACACAGGAGGGAAACCATCAGTCTGATTCGCAGGAGCGTCATCAGGGATCCTATAACTCCTATGGTAACAACCGTCCTTATCAGCCCAGACCCTACAACAATAACCGTCAGGGAGGATATGGTAACAACCGTTACAGCAACAATCAGGGAGGCTATAACCGTTACAACAACAATAATAACCGTTACAACAACTACCAGCCACGTCCGATGGCCAATCCGCAGCTTGAAGGCGAGCCTCAGAGCGCGGCTGAAGGGAGTGTGACAAACACTGCCGAGGGTGAGAATGCGGGCGGCTATCAGCCCCGTCCACAGTATAACCGCTACAATCAGGGCGGTTACAACAATAACGGTAATCATTATAACAACAACCGTCAGGGCGGTTACAATAACAACCGTCCTCAGGGTGGCTACAACAACCGTCAGGGCGGCTACAGCAACAACCGTCAGGGCGGCTATAACAACAACCGTCAGGGCGGTTACAACAACAACCGTCCTCAGGGCGGCTACAACAACAACCGTCCTCAGGGCGGTTACAACAATAACGGTAATCATTATAACAACAACCGTCAGGGCGGCTATAACAACAACCGTCAGGGTGGCTACAACAACAACCGTCCGCAGGGCTTTAAGAAACCCAATCCTCGTCAGAACCAGTATGGCATGCCTCAGGGAGGCCGCAGTTTCACTCCGCGTCCCCGTCGCATAGAATACGAAGTGCCTGTTCCCGATCCTAACGAGCAGATTCGTCTCAACAAGTTCATGGCCAATGCCGGTCTGTGCTCGCGCCGTGAGGCTGACGAATATATCCAGCAGGGTCTCATCAAGGTCAACGGCGAGGTGGTGACCGAGCTCGGAACAAAGATTTCACACAACGATGTCGTCGAATACAACGACAAGGTTGTGACTCTCGAAAGCAAGTGCTACATCCTTCTCAACAAGCCGAAGGACTGTGTGACCACAAGCGACGATCCCAACGGCCGTCTCACTGTCATGGATCTCGTGAAGGGTGCTTGCGAAGAACGCATCTATCCCGTAGGACGTCTTGACCGCAACACTACAGGCGTACTTCTTCTCACAAACGACGGAGATCTCGCATCGAAGCTCACCCACCCGAAATTCGTGAAGAAAAAAATCTATCACGTATGGACCGACAAGGATATCGCCGAGGAGGACATGCAGCGTATCGCCGACGGCATCGAGCTTGAGGACGGTCCTATCCACGCTGATGCAATCTCTTATGCCACCGAGACTGACCGCAATCAGGCCGGTATCGAGATTCACTCCGGTCGTAACCGCATCGTGCGCCGTATCTTCGAAAGCCTCGGTTACCACGTCACCAAACTCGACCGTGTGTATTTCGCAGGTCTCACCAAGAAGAATCTTCCCCGCGGTCGTTGGCGCTATCTCACTCAGGAAGAGGTCAACTTCCTTAAAATGGGTTCATTCGAATAA
- the asnS gene encoding asparagine--tRNA ligase has translation MKRTKVVDLLKDAALIGSEVLAKGWVRTRRGNKHVQFVQLNDGSTIKNIQIVFDMAKFTDEELKPVTTGSSICVRGLLVESQGKGQTCEIQAESLEVYGTADVESYPLQKKGHTLEFLREIAHLRPRTNTFGAVLRVRSTLAFAIHKFFNERGFQYLHTPLITASDCEGAGAMFQVTTLDLNNLPKDEEGKVDYSQDFFGKPTALTVSGQLEGELGATALGQIYTFGPTFRAENSNTPRHLSEFWMIEPEMAFYDITDNMDLAEEFVKYCINYALEHSLDDITFLQEMYDKDLIDRLKFVVNNDFVRLSYGEGVKILEESGRKFEFPVHWGTDLQSEHERYLVEEHFKKPVILTDYPKEIKAFYMKQNEDGKTVRAMDVLFPHIGEIIGGSEREENYDKLLARIEELGIPMKDMWWYLDTRRFGTVPHSGFGLGFERLVLFVTGMTNIRDVIPFPRTPGKAEF, from the coding sequence ATGAAAAGGACTAAAGTCGTCGATCTTCTCAAAGACGCTGCCCTTATCGGATCTGAGGTTTTGGCCAAAGGCTGGGTGCGTACCCGCCGTGGTAACAAACACGTGCAGTTCGTGCAGCTCAACGATGGTTCGACCATAAAGAATATACAGATTGTGTTTGACATGGCCAAGTTTACCGACGAGGAGCTTAAGCCTGTCACCACCGGCTCAAGCATCTGTGTCAGAGGGCTTCTCGTAGAGTCGCAGGGCAAAGGCCAGACTTGCGAGATTCAGGCAGAATCGCTTGAGGTCTACGGCACAGCCGACGTGGAGTCATACCCTCTCCAGAAGAAGGGTCACACTCTCGAATTCCTCCGCGAGATCGCACATCTCCGTCCGCGCACAAACACATTCGGCGCTGTGCTCCGTGTGCGCAGCACCCTCGCTTTTGCAATCCACAAGTTCTTCAACGAACGCGGATTCCAGTATCTCCACACACCTCTCATCACAGCGAGCGACTGCGAGGGTGCAGGAGCTATGTTTCAGGTCACCACTCTCGACCTGAACAATCTTCCAAAGGATGAGGAAGGCAAGGTTGACTATTCGCAGGATTTCTTCGGAAAGCCCACTGCCCTGACTGTCTCAGGTCAGCTCGAAGGTGAGCTTGGCGCGACTGCCCTCGGCCAGATCTACACTTTCGGTCCGACTTTCCGCGCTGAGAATTCCAACACTCCCCGTCACCTCTCGGAATTCTGGATGATAGAGCCGGAAATGGCTTTCTATGACATCACCGACAACATGGATCTTGCCGAAGAGTTCGTGAAATATTGTATCAACTACGCTCTCGAACATTCGCTTGACGACATCACCTTCCTTCAGGAGATGTATGACAAGGATTTGATTGATCGTCTGAAATTCGTTGTCAACAACGATTTCGTCCGTCTTTCGTATGGCGAAGGTGTGAAAATCCTTGAAGAGTCCGGCAGGAAGTTTGAATTCCCTGTTCACTGGGGTACTGATCTCCAGAGCGAGCACGAACGCTATCTCGTTGAGGAACATTTCAAGAAACCTGTCATCCTGACCGACTATCCCAAGGAAATCAAGGCGTTCTACATGAAGCAGAACGAGGACGGAAAGACTGTCCGCGCGATGGACGTGCTTTTCCCGCACATCGGCGAGATTATCGGTGGTTCAGAGCGTGAGGAGAACTACGACAAGCTTCTCGCACGTATCGAAGAGCTTGGCATTCCTATGAAGGATATGTGGTGGTATCTTGATACCCGTCGTTTCGGCACGGTTCCTCACTCCGGCTTCGGCCTCGGTTTCGAGCGTCTTGTGCTCTTCGTGACCGGCATGACGAATATCCGCGACGTGATTCCTTTCCCCCGTACTCCGGGCAAGGCTGAATTTTAA
- the thiH gene encoding 2-iminoacetate synthase ThiH has protein sequence MFSDELKKYDWDETTRFIESRTAAHVRMALRKEHLSVEDFMALISPAAEPFLEEMAQLSHRYTLERFGKTISMYIPMYVSNACTNHCVYCGFNHNNPLARVTLTMEQVKAECEAIRKLGPFENLLIVSGEFPALNGVDYLEQVLRVCRPYFNNLTIEVMPMKSESYARLVESGLNGVVCFQETYNAANYKKYHPKGMKSIFEWRVNGFDRMGQAGVHKIGMGVLIGLEDWRTDLAMMARHLQYLRKNYWRTRYSVNFPRMCPAEGGYQPKVVMSDRELAQVTFAFRLFDHDVDISYSTREDPVFRANMMKLGVTSMSAGSKTEPGGYVSTPDALEQFEVSDPRSPQAVAADIRRLGYEAVWKDWDKVFD, from the coding sequence ATGTTTTCTGACGAATTAAAGAAATATGACTGGGACGAGACCACACGTTTCATCGAGTCGCGCACGGCCGCCCATGTCCGCATGGCACTCCGCAAGGAGCATCTGAGCGTCGAGGACTTCATGGCGCTCATTTCTCCCGCAGCCGAGCCATTTCTTGAAGAGATGGCGCAACTGAGCCACCGTTACACCCTCGAACGCTTCGGCAAGACAATCTCGATGTATATCCCGATGTATGTCTCAAACGCATGCACAAACCACTGCGTCTATTGCGGTTTCAACCACAACAACCCGCTTGCACGTGTGACTCTCACAATGGAGCAGGTGAAGGCCGAATGTGAAGCCATCCGAAAACTCGGACCGTTCGAGAACCTGCTGATTGTATCCGGCGAGTTTCCGGCGCTCAACGGTGTCGATTATCTTGAACAGGTGCTACGTGTGTGCCGTCCGTATTTCAACAATCTCACCATCGAAGTCATGCCGATGAAAAGCGAGAGCTACGCCCGTCTGGTCGAAAGCGGACTAAACGGAGTGGTATGTTTTCAGGAGACCTATAACGCCGCCAACTACAAAAAATATCATCCCAAGGGGATGAAATCGATTTTCGAATGGCGCGTCAACGGTTTCGACCGCATGGGTCAGGCCGGGGTACACAAAATCGGAATGGGTGTCCTCATCGGACTGGAAGACTGGCGCACGGATCTCGCGATGATGGCTCGCCACCTTCAATATCTGCGTAAAAATTACTGGCGCACCCGCTACAGTGTCAACTTTCCGCGCATGTGTCCCGCCGAAGGAGGCTACCAGCCAAAGGTCGTGATGAGCGACCGCGAACTGGCTCAGGTGACATTCGCCTTCCGTCTGTTTGACCATGATGTCGACATTTCATATTCGACCAGAGAAGATCCGGTTTTCCGAGCCAACATGATGAAACTCGGCGTGACCTCCATGAGCGCCGGCAGCAAGACCGAACCGGGAGGATATGTCTCGACTCCCGACGCACTCGAACAGTTTGAAGTGTCCGACCCACGTTCGCCTCAGGCCGTCGCAGCCGATATCCGCCGTCTGGGATACGAAGCCGTCTGGAAAGACTGGGACAAAGTGTTTGACTGA
- the thiC gene encoding phosphomethylpyrimidine synthase ThiC, which produces MKIENIDVNSYPGSEKVYIDGKLHPIRVAMRRVNLTPTVKIIDGEKMTRKNDPVYVYDTSGVYTDPDVSVDINAGLPRLREEWLERREDLEQLSHITSDYGRMREADKSLDPIRFAHRYAPRRAAEGRNITQMALARQGIITPEMEYVAIRENNNAEALGIKSHITPEFVRDEVAAGRAVIPANINHPEAEPMIIGKNFLVKLNTNIGNSALSSGIEEEVSKAVWSCYWGGDTLMDLSTGDNIHETREWIIRNCPVPVGTVPVYQALEKVDGKVEDLTWEIYRDTLIEQAEQGVDYFTIHAGALRAHADMVQERLTGIVSRGGSIMTRWAVIHDQENFLYTHFDEICEILARYDVAVSLGDGLRPGSIHDANDRSQFLELDVLGELTEIAWRHNVQVLIEGPGHVPMHKIRENMERQIDKCHEAPFYTLGPLTTDIAPGYDHITSAIGAAQIAWMGTAMICYVTPKEHLALPNLEDVRNGVITYKIAAHAADIAKGHPGAQLRDDAMSKARFEFRWKDQFNLSLDPARARQYYVESHKDDDHFCTMCGPNFCAMRITQQLVDDCAKN; this is translated from the coding sequence ATGAAAATTGAAAATATCGATGTGAACTCTTATCCGGGTTCTGAAAAAGTATATATCGACGGAAAGCTTCACCCTATACGTGTCGCGATGCGACGTGTCAACCTCACCCCGACAGTCAAGATAATCGACGGAGAGAAGATGACCCGCAAAAATGATCCCGTCTATGTCTATGACACAAGCGGCGTGTACACCGACCCTGATGTCAGTGTAGACATCAACGCCGGACTCCCCCGGCTTCGCGAGGAGTGGCTGGAGCGTCGCGAAGATCTCGAACAGCTATCCCACATTACATCCGACTACGGACGCATGCGCGAGGCCGACAAAAGTCTCGACCCAATCCGTTTCGCCCACCGATATGCACCCCGGCGTGCGGCTGAAGGCCGCAATATAACCCAGATGGCACTTGCGCGTCAGGGCATAATCACACCGGAGATGGAATATGTTGCCATACGTGAGAACAACAATGCCGAAGCCCTCGGCATCAAGAGTCACATCACACCGGAATTCGTGCGCGACGAAGTGGCAGCCGGACGCGCCGTAATCCCTGCCAACATCAATCATCCCGAAGCGGAACCGATGATTATCGGCAAAAACTTCCTCGTTAAACTCAATACCAACATCGGCAATTCGGCACTCTCATCGGGTATTGAAGAGGAGGTGAGCAAGGCCGTGTGGAGCTGCTACTGGGGCGGAGACACTCTGATGGACCTCTCGACAGGCGACAACATCCACGAGACCCGCGAATGGATTATCCGTAACTGCCCTGTCCCCGTCGGGACAGTCCCCGTCTATCAGGCTCTCGAAAAGGTCGACGGCAAGGTGGAGGATCTCACTTGGGAAATCTACCGTGACACCCTCATCGAACAGGCTGAGCAGGGTGTCGACTATTTCACCATCCATGCAGGCGCTCTGCGCGCGCATGCCGACATGGTTCAGGAGCGACTGACAGGAATCGTGTCGCGCGGAGGCTCGATCATGACCCGATGGGCTGTCATTCACGATCAGGAAAATTTCCTCTACACCCACTTCGACGAAATCTGCGAGATTCTTGCCCGCTACGACGTAGCCGTGTCGCTCGGCGACGGTCTGCGTCCGGGTTCAATCCACGATGCCAACGACCGCTCGCAGTTCCTCGAACTCGATGTCCTTGGCGAACTCACAGAAATCGCATGGCGACACAATGTACAGGTGCTCATCGAAGGTCCGGGCCATGTCCCCATGCACAAAATCCGTGAAAATATGGAGCGCCAGATTGACAAGTGTCACGAAGCGCCGTTCTATACCCTCGGACCGCTGACGACGGATATCGCACCCGGCTACGACCACATCACCTCGGCCATCGGTGCCGCACAGATAGCATGGATGGGCACTGCGATGATATGCTATGTGACACCCAAAGAACACCTCGCGCTGCCTAATCTCGAAGACGTGCGCAACGGCGTGATCACATATAAGATCGCAGCCCATGCCGCCGACATCGCAAAAGGTCATCCGGGCGCACAGCTGCGCGACGATGCCATGAGCAAGGCGCGTTTTGAATTCCGCTGGAAAGACCAGTTCAACTTGTCGCTCGACCCGGCGCGTGCACGCCAGTATTACGTCGAGAGCCATAAGGATGATGACCATTTCTGCACAATGTGCGGTCCGAACTTCTGTGCGATGCGAATCACCCAGCAGCTCGTCGACGACTGTGCGAAAAATTAA